The Pigmentiphaga aceris DNA segment AGGCCGATGAACGCGAAGCTGGAGCCCAGATAGCTGGGCACCCGGCCGCCTACCAGCACGAAGAACAGCAGCGTGCCGATACCCGACATCAGGATCGCCACATTGGGATCGAAGCCCATCAGCAAGGGGGCCAGAACCGTGGAACCGAACATGGCGACAACGTGCTGCAAACCGAGCACCACCGTCTGTGGTGCGGGCAGCACTTCGTCGGGTGCGATGACCTGGCCAGGGGCCTGAGCGTGTGCGCGACGCCAGGTTGGGAAATAAGAATTGGCCACCGCCGTTCTCCTTGTGTGTAGGTGCAAAGCGGTCGATCGGACCGATCAAAAAACCGCGCGACGCAAGTGTACGGAAGCGCACCCCTGACTGGCGATGGCAAGCAGGCCCCTGATCGATAAAAAATATTCGACGCAACACTTGTGCAACTCAGATGCATAAGCAACACTGTTGCAATAACTGTGCAATTGTCGGAATTTTCATGTCACTTCGTCTTCACCCGCTCACCCTTTCGGTTCTGCTGGCCCTGCCCGCTTACGCATTCCCCGTCCACGCACAAACTGCCGACAACGCCGCGCCACAAGTGCTGGCTCCGGTATCCGTCAGCGCCAGCCCGCTTGCGCAAGGCCGCGACGACCTGAGCACCCCCGCCACCATCCTTGAAGAAGAGGACCTGATCATCCGCCGCGACGCCACCCTGGGCGATACGCTGGACGGCGAACCCGGCATTCATTCCAGCAGCTTCGGGCGCGGAGCCACCCGGCCGGTGATCCGCGGACTTGATGGTGCGCGCGTCAAGGTGGTGTCCGACGGCTCGGAAATCCTGGATGCGTCCACCGTCAGTCCCGACCACGTGATCACGGTCGAACCGGCCTTGGCCGATCGCATCGAAGTGCTTCGTGGCCCCTCGACACTGCGCTACGGCGGCGGTGCGGTTGGCGGTGTGGTCAATGTCATCGACCGCAAGATCCCCACTGCGGTGCCTGAACGCGGTGTTGAAGGCAGCATGGACATACGAGGCAGCACGGGCACCCACGAAACCACGGGAGCCTTTGGGGTGACGGCTGGATCGGGCAACTTTGCAATCCGTGCAGAAGGCGTCAAACGCGATGCCAACGAATACGAAGTGGGCCGTGGCTGGTCGGGTGGCAAACGGGTGCCGGGCAGCGATCTGAACAGCGAAACCGGCACCCTTGGCCTGTCCTGGGTGGGTGACCGTGGTTATCTGGGCGTGGCATTCACCAGCATTCGCAGCCGGTATGGCCTGCCCGGCCACGACCACAGTGGCGAGGGCTGCGTGCCGCACCTGGGTGCCAATCCGCACTTCCATTGCTCAAGTGACCATGACCACGATCACGGCAGCGACGCGCACGACCACGATGCCGAAGACGCACACGCAGAAGGCGTCCCGTATGTGGACCTGAAAAGCCAGCGCTGGGATGTTCGCGGCGAATACCGCGATCCCTTCGCCGGATTTTCATTGCTGCGTGTGCGCGGCGGCCTGACCGACTACCGGCACAACGAACTGGAAGACGGCGCGGTATCGACCACCTTCCGCAACAAGGCTTACGACGGCCGGGTCGAACTGGAACACCTGCCGGTGGCGGGCTGGCGCGGTCTGCTGGGCGCACAGACCTTGCACCGCGACTTCAGCACCAGTGGCGAAGAGAAGTATGTAGACCCCACGACCACGCGTAATCATGGCGTGTTCCTGCTGGAAGAATTCCGCACGGGCAACTTCCGGTATGAACTGGGCTTGCGCCATGAATGGCAGGACATCGATGTCGAGTCCAGCCAGCCCGATCGCAAGCACTCCGGCACCT contains these protein-coding regions:
- a CDS encoding TonB-dependent receptor — its product is MSLRLHPLTLSVLLALPAYAFPVHAQTADNAAPQVLAPVSVSASPLAQGRDDLSTPATILEEEDLIIRRDATLGDTLDGEPGIHSSSFGRGATRPVIRGLDGARVKVVSDGSEILDASTVSPDHVITVEPALADRIEVLRGPSTLRYGGGAVGGVVNVIDRKIPTAVPERGVEGSMDIRGSTGTHETTGAFGVTAGSGNFAIRAEGVKRDANEYEVGRGWSGGKRVPGSDLNSETGTLGLSWVGDRGYLGVAFTSIRSRYGLPGHDHSGEGCVPHLGANPHFHCSSDHDHDHGSDAHDHDAEDAHAEGVPYVDLKSQRWDVRGEYRDPFAGFSLLRVRGGLTDYRHNELEDGAVSTTFRNKAYDGRVELEHLPVAGWRGLLGAQTLHRDFSTSGEEKYVDPTTTRNHGVFLLEEFRTGNFRYELGLRHEWQDIDVESSQPDRKHSGTSASAGVVWRFAPQYSLGASLSRSQRLPTAEELYANGPHLASHSYEIGNPDLKRETANNLDISLRKYAGDTTFSVGAYHNRINDFIYGRTLAVQDSLQLLQYDQRNAVLTGIEGSVRQQLTRNLGATAFGDYVRAKFENGGGNLPRIPAYRVGIRLDTTWNAWRGDAEVVWNGRQDKVADLETATAGYAVLNLGVSYQGRIGTNDYLIYLKGNNLTDKLAYNHTSFIKDAAPLAGRNITLGARLSF